The stretch of DNA TTTCTAATTGGACTCCTGTCTTCAGGTTTTAGATATAAACAACAGCATCTCAATCTAATTAGTGATATCAGAAAACCAGATTCTAACTTTAAAtgtgaagaatatatatatatatatatatatatataatatctatttataaataaagctaaGCTGTGTAAAAATGCAAGCAGTCagtgaagatatttttttctaagaatcaTTGATGTTTCCTGATCATTCATGTTCATTCTGTATAAATTCATACTGCAGATTTTAATCTATATTATCTCTAAACAATTCTGACTGTGATCAGTATACGTAAGACACTAGAATTTCATAAACACCATTTCCAAGTTCATCACAAAGGGTTCAGTGTACATTTTTCTTCACATTAGTGGGTCATGGGTTGAAATTATGACActtataaaaatagatttatgaGAAATTACAGTGCCATTGATAAGGCACTGGTATGTTGGTTCATCTGTACGTTCAGAATGAGTGAGATTTCAGCAACAATTTAATAGGGAAAGATGGTGCTCCGTGTTAATACTTaactaaaaatattcattatttaataaattcacACACATCAATTTATTTTTGCCACATGTTAACTCTTTCTGTAtaccttcactttttaaaaagattttatttgtttatttgagagagtgcataagtagggcagggggcagagggagaggagaagattccccactgagaaggaagcctgatgtggggttcaatcctggggatcatgacctaagctgaaggcagatgcttaaccaactcagccacccaggtgcccctatgacttcatttttttaattattggagTTCTTGTGATAGTATTTGAAACCACCATGAGACAAGATGCCATTTGAATGTCACCCTTTCACTTCAACACATTATATAATAGGTACATATAAAAATTCATAGCTGGTCTCATAAAACAAGACAAACCTTTCCATGTACTACAAAAATAACTCATGTAAAGGGTGAAGGCACTGAAACATGGAGGCTCGATGGAGTCACTTCCAGAAGGAAGACATTACTCTATCCGGGTAATGAACATCTTGGGAGCTAAATGTCCTAGAGAAAATTAGTGCTTCAAGTCAAAGACAAAAATGGATATTCAGTATTTGAGCAATATGGGTGAACACAAAAGTGGTGGACACTGCCTGGACCCAACCATAAATATGGGTTTGGAACAACTGAAGGTCTCAGAAAAGCCCCAGTATCTCAATCCAAGTTACCTGTTGGCTTGGAGACTGGGTTTGTGATATTCACAATATAGAAAAACAATCCTCAAGTTTATATAGAGTcccaaaagaccccaaagagccaaagcagtCCTCGGTAAGAagagcaaagttggaggcattTCACTTCTTTACTTCAGACTATAATGCAAAGctaaagtaatcaaaacagtatggttttggcataaaaatagacgcAGGGACCAATGAAACATAATCcaagatcccagaaataaaccttggTATATGTTGTCAACTAATATTTAACAAAGGAGCTCCATACCCAAAGGgtaaggacagtctcttcaataactggtttCAGGAAAAATGGATAAACACATGGAGTGAAATGCAGTTGAGCCCCTGTCTTCTACCACTtaatgaaaattaactcaaaatggactaaagacttaAACAAAAGACATGAAGCCATAAAACTCTTATAAGAAAACTTAGGgattttgtggagcataacaaatagcatggaggacaaggggagttagagaggagaagggagttgagaaaaattggaaggggaggtgaaccataagagactatggactctgaaaaacaatctgagggttctgaaggggtaggggatgggaggttgggggaaccaggtggtgggtattggagagggcacggattgcatggagcactggatgtggtgcaaaaacaatgaatactgttacgctgaaaacagatttaaaaaatttaaaaaaaagaagtatgtttGTAAAACTATGCAAGAAAATAAAGGGTACATGTCTTATGGGTATTTTTATTGCTActtatcatttatcatttaaatgCTTAAGATAATTTTGATTAGAATTAATAAAGAAactatttaataaaaagaaaaaagaaaacttagggAAAAGCTcgtgacattggtcttggcacaagttttttggatatgataccaaaacacaaaggccaaaatcaacaaatgggactacatcaaattaaaagcTTTACATAAAGAGGTAAactgtcaacaaaatgaaaaggcaacctactgaatgggagaaaatatttgcaaatcatatatgtgATCTGGAGTTTAAAtcccaaacatataaagaactcatacaactccaTAGCAAAAAAGTAAATAACCCAACTGAAGAGTGAACAGAGGGACTGAATAGAcgtttttccagagaagacatatggatggctaacaggcacatgaaacaGTGCTtcacatcacttatcatcagggaaatgcaaatcaaaaccagaatgactatggactctgaaaacaatctgaggggtttgaagtggtgggggttgggaggttgggggaaccaggtggtgggtattggagagggcacggattgcatggagcactgggtgtggtgcaaaaacaatgaatactgttatgctgggaaaaaaaaaaaaaaacagaatgtcacctcacacctgttagaatgggtCACATCAAAGCaaaggtgtggagaaaagggaacacttgttcACTGGGGTGGGGATGTAAATTGTTACAActcctgtggaaaacagcatagagatttcttaaaaaattaaaaatagagctaccatatgatctagcaaatCCACTTCTTGATACGTAAtccaaaggaattaaaatcacatcttataggggcgcctgggtggctcagtgggttaaagcctctgccttcggctcaggtcgtgatcccagggtcctgggatcgagtcccacattgggctctctgctcagcagggagcctgcttcctcctctctctctgcctgcctctctatctacctgtgatctctgtcaaataaataaataaaaatcttttaaaaaaatcacatcttaTAGAGATATTTACACTCCAAGGTTCATTGCagcattcacaatagccaagttatAAAAACAACCTagtgtcaacagatgaatggttaaaggtgttgtatagggacacctgggtggctcagttggttaagcaactgccttcggctcaggtcatgatcccagatcaagtcccacatcagactccctggtcagcagggagtctgcttctccctctgaccctctcccttcccatgctcgttcgctctctcaaataaataaaatattttaaaaaaatatgttgtatatatacaacagaatattattcagccttgaaaaagtAGGAAATCTGGagcatctgggcggctcagtcggttaagcgtctaccttcggctcaagtcatgatcccagggtccggggatccagccccacttctatcaggctccctgctcagtggggaatctgcttctccctctctctgtgttactccccctgcttgtactctgtgtcaaataaaaatcttctaaaagtaaaaaaaaaagaaaagaaaagaaaaaagaaaaagcaggaaatCCTGCCTTTTGTGGCACCTTGGATGCATCttgagggcattgtgctaagtaaaataagtcaaacagagaaagacaaatgctgtattatatcacttacatatggaaaatatgaaaaagctAAATCCACAGAAACAGAGACTAAAATGATAGCTGCCAGGTGTTGGGCAGTGGGGAAAATGGAGAGATTTTGGTCAATGGGTGTAAACTTCCAgttaaaagattaacaaaattctGGGGATCTAATCTAGATCATGACAATTATAGCTAATAgtactatattatatacttaaatattgataaaaaagtagaatcttaaatattctcaccaaaGATGAAATGGTAATTAAGTGATGGCATGGAGGTTTTATCCATGCattggtggtaatcattttgcaatatataaatacatcaaaTCAGCACATGGTATGCCTTAATCTTATAGAATCTTATAtacaattatatctcaataaagctggaaaaattacCAAATACTGGAAATTAAATACTGGCTGCATACATCCAATTTCTGTCACCATGGTTACATTACCTCCTCATTTTCCTCTAGTTCATTTCCACTTCTGTCTATCTTAGAAGGATACATGTGATTATATTTAGAACCTACCCAGATATTAGGGGGATAAGTTCATCTTCTACAAAGACTCCAAGTAGGTACAATTTTCCCTTCTAtcaaaaaatattagtaaattatGGGGCTGGGATGTGGAGAAATTCTTTTGAGGAACATATAGTCCATTGCAGCTGGGTTCTAGTTGACTCTTATAACTGACTCTGGAAAATTCTGTAATCATCTGACTCAAGGAAGGACATTCAGAGTTCTGTCTCTGGGAATCATGTCCAAGTATGACATCTCTGTCTGGTGCAACCACCTGATGACCCCGAGGAGAGCCAGTCCTAGGACCACACAACCCATGGAGGACTGAATGAATCTCTACCTGTTCTTACACATTCCCTGCCTCTAAGTGCTTGTAATGAAAGATAACGCTCTTTATTGTTGGTAATATTTGAGTTAGGGATCTTTTCTTATTGTAGATGAAGGTTTTATCACTGAGAAAGTTTGAATATCTCACAATCATCTCAAACCACTGAGATAATCTAATTATGCAAATTTCATAGATAATAAAATGGAATATGGTAGATGGTAAAGTTCCTCAGACAGATACAGTTAATAGTGAACAAATTAATTACTAACTAGGTATATAAAAGGTAAACTCCCATACTCTATTATAACTCTAACTCTAGTGTTAGTGGCAGGCTGTAACCTGAAATCAGGTGGAAGCTAGTCCCTAGATAGGACCCCAGTCTTCTTTCAGTACTTTCCTTGTCCTTCATACTTTCTGCAGTATTTCTTCTgagagtgatttaaaaaaaaaaaaaccactataaaAAGAACCCTTGCCTCAGGCTGTGCTTCTGTCTAGAATCtgagcaaagaaactgaatttagAGAATTGAAATCATGTGTCCAACATCACAAGACtagacaaaaaagtaaaatatatttcaactGCAAGTTAAAATTAGCTTGGACATTCTGTTGTCTGGCTAGTTTAGAGGAATTCAGTGATGGAAAAATCAAGCATTATGACACGTCCAGGATTACTATCATTTTGCCTCCTTCTACAAACCCAAGTCCAAAGTGGATAGCATAATCACAGCAAAGAAGGGATTCCACTGATGAGTTTTCTCAAGGCTCCTTTCATGTCCCTGTTCCGCAAGCTGTAGATAAAGGGGTTCATCATTTGAGGGACCACAGCATACATCACTGAAGCCACTGCAGTCTTCTTGGAAGAGTCAGTAACTACAGAACTAATGTACACTCCAACAACTGTCCCATAGAACAAGGACACAACTGACAGGTGAGATCCGCAGGTGGAGAAAGCTTTGAGCTTTCCCCCCGCTGATGGCATTCTCAAAACAGTGGAGACAATTTGAGTATAAGAGAAAATGATTCCAGAGAGAGGAACACCACCAAATAGGCTAGCCACAAAATAAATCAGGATGTTATTGATCAGGGTATCAGAACAGGCAAGCTTGATGACCTGAGCAAGTTCACAGAAGAAATGGGGGATTTCCAAGTCCTTGCAGAAGGATAACTGTAGCACCATTAGACTATGGAGCAGGGCAACCATAAGGCTAAAGAACAGTGAGAGTAAAATCAGCCGAGCACAGAGTTGGGGGTTCATGATAACAGTGTACCTCAAGGGGTGAcaaatggccacatagcggtcatatgCCATTGCTGCAAGGAGAAAGTTTTCAAAACCACCAAAAGCCAGGACAGATCCAACCTGGGTGAGGCAGCCTGTGTAAGTGATGCTGTGGTTCTGTGCTTGGATGTTCACCAGCATCTTTGGGACAGTGGTTGTGCTTAAGCAGATGTCAGTAAAGGACAGGTTGGAGAtgaagaagtacatgggggtgtggaggtgggagtcAGAACTGATGGCCAGGATGATGAGCAGATTTCCCAGGAGAGTGACCAGGTACATGGACAGGAACAGGCAGAATAGGAAAGGCTGCAGTTCTGGATCATCTGTCAATCCCAGCAGAAGAAATTCTGAAACATCTGTGTGATTTCTGGGTTCCATGTTGATGGATCTAATGGAAAATATGgggtaagaataaaataaaatgaatggtcCTTGGGTGACCAACAGTAGCATCACTTGGGAACTACTGAGAAACGCAAAATCTTAGTAATGCTCTAGATACACTGATGGTAAAGTCTGAGATAAGAACTAGCAATCTAAGCTTTAAACAAACCATCCAAATAAATCTGATATATGGTAGTTTGAGGCCCAGTGCTTAAGTAAAAAGAAGTACAACTTCATGTTTATGCAAAGCCGAGTGAATATTGAAATCTTTCCCTCTGCTAATTTCTccctccatcatcatcatctctttTCTTCTACCACTCAAATTATTGCCTCAAATTTTTATTGATCATCAActctttttcattcattgttCCAAGTGCTGAGACTGAGACAAGGAATCAACTATGGCATTTCCTTCAGAAATATTCCTTGTCTCAAAAAACAGATGAGAATGAAGTTATCCAATCTCTGTGTAGAGTATGGTGCCTGACCCTTGGTGTGCCTCAGAATCAGCTGAAGGGCTTGTCAAATTACAGGTGAGTTAGATCATACCATCCATTTATCTGTAGGGAAATTTAGAGGGGGTGAGGTACACAGTGCCTGGAAAAGACAAGGTGTGAACTCAAATGGTTTGACTGATGAGTTGATTGTCTAGACCAAGGATTGTTAATGTCTCTAGATAATACagaatttccattctttttagtaattaattaatttattttcagaaaaacagtattcattattttttcaccacacccactgctccttGCTTAAACCAACACTCAGATTTCATAAAATATcctttaaaggggcacctgggtggctcagtgggttaaggcctctgccttccagctccagtcatgatcccggggtcctgggatggagccccgcatagggctctctgatcagcggggagcctgcttcctcctctctctctctttgcctgcttctctgcctacttgtgatctctttctgtcaaataaataaaatcctctctgtaaaataaataaataaagattttttaataaaaaaaataaaatggcaaaatgttccatgctcctgattggaagaataaatattgtgaaaatgtctatgctacctaaagcaatctacacatttaatgcaattcctatcaaagtaccatccatctttttcaaagaaatggaacaaataattttaaaatttatatggaactagaaaagacctcaaatagccaaagggatattgaaaaagaaagccaaagttggtggcatcacaattccagacttcaagctctattacaaaactgtcatcataaagacagcatggtactggcacaaaaacagacacatagatcaatggaacagaatagagagcccagaaatagaccctcaactctatggtcaactaatctttgacaaagcaggaaagaatgtccaatggaaaaaagacagcctcttaataaatggtgttgggaaaattggacagccacgtgcagaaaaatgaaattggaccatttccttataccacacacaaaaatagactcaaaatggattaaggacctcaatgtgagaaaggaatccatcaaaatccttgaggagaacacaggcagcaacctcttcaacctcagcagcagcaacatcttcctaggaacatcgccaaaggcaagggaagcaaaggcaaaaatgaactattgggatttcatcaagatcaaaagcttttgcacagcaaaggaaacagttaacaaaatcaaaagacaactgacagaatgggagaagatatttgtaaatgacatatcagataaaggactagtgtccaaaatctataaagaacttaacaaactcaacacccaaagaacaaataatccaatcaagaaatgggcagaggacatgaacagacgtttctgcaaagaagacatccagatggccaacagacacatgaaaaagtgctccatatcactcggcatcagggaaatacaaatcaaaaccacaatgagatatcacctcacaccagtcagaatggctaaaatcaacaagtcaggaaatgacagatgctggcgaggatgcggagaaaggggaaccctcctacactgttggtgggaatgcaagctggtgcaaccactctggaaaacagcatggaggttcctcaaaatgttgaaaatagaacttccctatgacccagcaattgcactactgggtatttaccctaaagatacaaacgtagtgatccaaaggggcacgtgcacccgaatgtttatagcagcaatgtccacaatagccaaactatggaaagaacctagatgtccatcaacagatgaatggatcaagaagatgtggtatatatacacaatggaatactatgcagccatcaaaagaaacggaatcttgccatttacgacaacatggatggaactagagcgtatcatgcttagcgaaataagtcaagcggagaaagacaactatcatatgatctccctgatatgagggagtggtgatgcaacatgggggcttaagtgggtaggagaagaatccatgaaacaagatgggatagggagggagacaaaccataagtgactcttaatctcacgaaacaaactgtgggttgctggggggaggggggttgggagaaggggggaaggttatggacattggggagggtatgtgcttttgggtaaattggaaggggagatgaaccatgagagactatggactctgaaaaacagtctgaggggtttgaagtggcgggggggtgggaggttggggtaccaggtggtgggtattatagagggcacagcttgcatggagcactgggtgtggtgaaaaaataatgaatactgtttttctgaaaataaataaattggaaaaaaaaattcaagtaaataCCAGAAATTTTTGTAACAATCATCTTGTTTGGGAAGAGGTCAGTTTCTGTACTGGAGAGTAACTGGGTTCTGTCATTTTTAAGAGAGATTGGGAGACCAGCAGATTGAGAACTGGGTGTGTATCAGTACAAACGTACATGGGAACTTGTCAACAGGAAGGCAGGCTGGAGTGCATGGTACACTTGATTCTCATCATATCATGCATGCCCACTCCCCACTACTTTCCCTGGATGAATCTTCGGTAAAATAACTACCCCCCTTACAGAAGCATTAACTAAGGGGCTTTCAGTCACCTGGCTGGCATCAGTGTGGAATGATGCTTGACATATATCACCTGGATCCTGAAGACAGATCTTCTGTTTTCAGGAAGGGCAGGAACACTAAATGACACGATGGGCTTGTGGTCAAGAAAGATCATTCCTGGATGGAGCCTCAGGTGTGCTTCTTCTTGACGAGGCAAGGGCTGTGGAATGAGGTTGTCACAGGCTGACTCTGCAGTGTCTCTCTGGATCCCTGGGGAATCAATATCCAAAGCTCCTCATTAGACAGATATTTTTAGTATCATTCTTATCCCCAGGCCATGCACATCCTTAAAGACCAACACAATAGAAGAGAGGAATTAATGGTGTCTAATCCCTTACCATGTGTGGGCAGCGGCACACCATGCGGTTCCCTCCACCTGCTCATCCTCTCACGCATTTCACATGCAGACACACCATCCCTCTCTAACTGGACTCCAGTCTTTGGTTTGTCAATCAAGGCAAAGGCATCTCAATCTAATCAGTGATGTCAGGAAACCAGATTCTAACTTTAA from Neovison vison isolate M4711 chromosome 6, ASM_NN_V1, whole genome shotgun sequence encodes:
- the LOC122910779 gene encoding olfactory receptor 7G2-like, yielding MEPRNHTDVSEFLLLGLTDDPELQPFLFCLFLSMYLVTLLGNLLIILAISSDSHLHTPMYFFISNLSFTDICLSTTTVPKMLVNIQAQNHSITYTGCLTQVGSVLAFGGFENFLLAAMAYDRYVAICHPLRYTVIMNPQLCARLILLSLFFSLMVALLHSLMVLQLSFCKDLEIPHFFCELAQVIKLACSDTLINNILIYFVASLFGGVPLSGIIFSYTQIVSTVLRMPSAGGKLKAFSTCGSHLSVVSLFYGTVVGVYISSVVTDSSKKTAVASVMYAVVPQMMNPFIYSLRNRDMKGALRKLISGIPSLL